A genomic region of Alnus glutinosa chromosome 11, dhAlnGlut1.1, whole genome shotgun sequence contains the following coding sequences:
- the LOC133882446 gene encoding organ-specific protein S2-like, translating into MNPRMAWLTLLSLLLFSISVESRKDPGEYWTSVMKDQPMPEAIQGLVHLDSAPSQPTKNANCDHSSMGTRNKNQPFAEDFEPRPNVSAYNDDDVGQEKEKKFVKDFEPRPDITAYNDDDVGGEKEKKFVKDFEPRPNVSAYNDDDVGQEKEKKFVKDFEPRPNVSAYNDDDVSREKEKKFVKDFEPRPNLSAYNDDDVGQETEKKFV; encoded by the exons ATGAACCCTCGAATGGCTTGGCTCACTCTTCTCTCACTCCTCCTG TTTTCTATTTCCGTAGAGTCAAGAAAAGATCCAGGAGAATATTGGACAAGTGttatgaaagatcagccaatgCCAGAAGCAATCCAAGGCCTTGTTCATTTGGATTCAGCGCCATCTCAACCTACCAAGAATGCCAACTGTGATCACTCATCTATGGGGACGAGGAACAAGAACCAGCCTTTTGCTGAGGATTTTGAACCAAGACCCAATGTCTCAGCCTATAACGACGATGATGTTGGTcaggaaaaagagaagaaattcgTGAAGGATTTTGAACCAAGACCCGATATCACAGCCTATAACGATGATGATGTTGGTggggaaaaagagaagaagtttgTGAAGGATTTTGAACCAAGACCCAATGTCTCAGCCTATAACGACGATGATGTTGGTcaggaaaaagagaagaaattcgTGAAGGATTTTGAACCAAGACCCAATGTCTCAGCCTATAACGACGATGATGTTAGTcgggaaaaagagaagaaatttgTGAAGGATTTTGAACCAAGACCCAATCTCTCAGCCTATAACGATGATGATGTTGGTCAGGAAACAGAGAAGAAATTTGTTTAG